From a single Loxodonta africana isolate mLoxAfr1 chromosome 9, mLoxAfr1.hap2, whole genome shotgun sequence genomic region:
- the STOML2 gene encoding stomatin-like protein 2, mitochondrial, producing the protein MLARAARGTGGILLRGSVRAPSRAPRRASSGLPRNTVVLFVPQQEAWVVERMGRFHRILEPGLNILIPVLDRIRYVQSLKEIVINVPEQSAVTLDNVTLQIDGVLYLRIMDPYKASYGVEDPEYAVTQLAQTTMRSELGKLSLDKVFRERESLNASIVDAINQAADCWGIRCLRYEIKDIHVPPRVKESMQMQVEAERRKRATVLESEGTRESAINVAEGKKQAQILASEAEKAEQINQAAGEASAVLAKAKAKAEAIRILAAALTQHNGDAAASLTVAEQYVNAFSKLAKDSNTILLPTNPGDVTSMVAQAMGVYGALTKAPVPGAQDPVSSGSSRDVPGTDTSLDEELDQVKLS; encoded by the exons ATGCTGGCGCGCGCGGCGCGGGGCACTGGGGGCATTTTACTGAGG GGCTCTGTGCGGGCTCCTAGCCGCGCTCCGCGCCGCGCCTCCTCTGGCTTGCCCCGAAACACCGTGGTGCTGTTTGTGCCGCAGCAGGAGGCCTGGGTGGTGGAGCGAATGGGCCGATTCCACCGGATCCTGGAGCCT GGCTTGAACATCCTCATCCCTGTATTAGACCGGATCCGATATGTGCAGAGTCTCAAGGAGATTGTCATCAACGTGCCTGAGCAGTCAGCCGTGACTCTCG ACAATGTGACTCTGCAGATTGATGGCGTCCTTTACCTGCGCATCATGGATCCTTACAAG GCAAGCTATGGTGTGGAAGACCCTGAGTATGCTGTCACCCAGCTAGCTCAGACAACCATGAGATCAGAACTTGGCAAACTCTCCCTGGACAAAGTTTTCAGG GAGCGGGAGTCCCTGAATGCCAGCATTGTGGATGCCATCAACCAGGCTGCCGACTGCTGGGGCATCCGCTGTCTCCGTTATGAAATCAAGGATATCCATGTGCCACCCCGGGTGAAAGAGTCCATGCAGATGCAG GTGGAGGCAGAGCGACGGAAACGGGCCACAGTTCTAGAATCTGAGGGGACCCGAGAGTCGGCCATCAACGTGGCAGAGGGGAAGAAGCAAGCCCAGATCCTGGCCTCTGAGGCAGAAAAAGCTGAGCAAATAAATCAGGCAGCAG GAGAGGCCAGTGCAGTTTTGGCCAAGGCCAAGGCTAAGGCTGAAGCTATTCGCATCCTGGCTGCAGCTCTCACACAACAT AATGGAGATGCAGCAGCCTCACTGACTGTGGCTGAGCAGTACGTCAACGCGTTCTCCAAACTGGCCAAGGACTCCAACACCATCCTGCTGCCCACCAATCCCGGTGATGTCACCAGTATGGTGGCCCAG gcCATGGGTGTTTATGGAGCCCTCACCAAAGCGCCAGTGCCAGGGGCCCAGGACCCAGTTTCCAGTGGGAGCAGCAGAGATGTACCAGGCACAGATACAAGTCTCGATGAGGAGCTTGATCAAGTTAAGCTGAGTTAG